The following proteins are encoded in a genomic region of Drosophila miranda strain MSH22 chromosome 4, D.miranda_PacBio2.1, whole genome shotgun sequence:
- the LOC108164002 gene encoding homeotic protein female sterile isoform X3 has protein sequence MASKRKASVLLHKETIPATPATNTDTTSTVVGVGGGVGAGLAGGGAGGGGGLLGTGGILGEVVSGLGGGGGSESEAYAGLMKDADKLKLMLLAWNYQNSTAVRNGTEGPDLSVVGGLWAQYQNALAQNAAAAAAASAKMDSSLSPVPRQDTHSPMETQDETNSSGQKEEDEVSEDDSDDKLDEKLATTHDPERLKAFNMFVRLFVDENLDRIIPISKQPKEKIQAIIDSCARQFPEFSDRSRKRIRTYLKSCRRNKKTRDGWENTVSLIETRPTPAHLTSVQAEQILAIACENESMNAKRMRIGLEPITHAVPAPGSAVAAAAAAAAAAAVVAATSSGAGGTSTTSAGNATVTCGGAGVADATGLTNVAAAALPFVSAVGFARSTPNSEHAEALPFGGASNVGGSAGGGSTSGAESQHHHIHGQPLMQSNCSARSSPLALSSNASVSGGASVTGLTLANGAVASNGAGLPPTSYPGYFPGVASLGNVTPTDLSMKPTSLGSGVSGNLLSSNNGNISVGGAINSQLSAANLATLSNANTNSALVTATQQLQQLQQQQQQQQQQQQQQQQQQQQQQQQQLLASSGGGLDGQSSRAPPILPHKLSPNEVSAARQVISAYRESAAFLLRTADQVEQLLVQQQ, from the exons ATGGCATCTAAAAGAAAAGCCTCGGTGTTGCTGCACAAG GAAACCATACCAGCAACACCGGCCACGAACACCGACACAACCAGCACGGTGGTCGGTGTGGGCGGCGGCGTCGGCGCAGGTCTcgctggaggaggagcaggtgGCGGTGGAGGCCTCCTTGGCACCGGCGGGATCCTGGGCGAAGTCGTCAGCGGCCTGGGCGGAGGAGGCGGCAGCGAGTCGGAGGCCTATGCGGGCCTAATGAAGGACGCAGACAAGCTGAAGCTGATGCTCCTGGCCTGGAACTACCAGAACTCGACGGCGGTGCGCAACGGGACCGAAGGGCCAGACCTCAGTGTTGTGGGTGGGCTGTGGGCCCAGTACCAGAACGCGCTCGCCCAGAatgcggctgcagctgcggcgGCCAGTGCCAAGATGGACAGCTCGCTGTCCCCAGTGCCCCGACAGGACACACACTCGCCCATGGAGACGCAGGATGAGACAAACTCCTCCGGGCAGAAGGAGGAGGATGAGGTTTCCGAAGACGACTCCGATGACAAGCTGGACGAGAAGCTGGCCACCACACACGATCCCGAGCGCCTCAAGGCCTTCAAT ATGTTTGTGCGGCTCTTTGTGGATGAGAACCTGGACCGCATCATCCCCATCTCGAAGCAGCCAAAGGAGAAGATCCAAGCCATCATCGATTCGTGTGCTCGACAGTTCCCCGAGTTCAGCGACCGCTCCCGCAAACGCATCCGCACCTATCTCAAGTCGTGCAGACGCAATAAGAAGACCCGTGACGGATGGGAGAATACGGTAAGCTTAATCGAA accAGACCAACCCCTGCACATCTCACGTCCGTGCAGGCGGAACAAATCCTGGCCATTGCCTGCGAGAACGAATCGATGAATGCCAAGAGGATGCGCATCGGCCTGGAGCCCATCACCCACGCGGTGCCGGCTCCGGGTAGCGCCGTTGCggcagcggctgcggcagctgcggctgctgccgttgTGGCTGCTACCAGCTCTGGTGCCGGCGGAACGAGCACCACGTCCGCGGGCAATGCCACCGTCACCTGCGGAGGAGCAGGAGTCGCGGATGCCACCGGCCTCACAAATGTGGCGGCCGCTGCTCTGCCCTTTGTCAGCGCCGTGGGCTTTGCCCGCTCCACACCGAACTCGGAGCATGCGGAGGCGCTGCCCTTCGGGGGGGCAAGCAATGTGGGTGGGAGTGCGGGAGGCGGCAGTACCAGTGGAGCGGAG AGCCAGCACCATCACATTCATGGACAGCCGCTGATGCAGAGTAACTGTTCAGCGCGCAGCTCTCCATTGGCCCTCAGCTCGAATGCCAGCGTGAGCGGCGGGGCAAGCGTGACCGGCCTGACACTGGCCAATGGGGCTGTGGCCTCGAATGGGGCTGGCCTCCCGCCCACCAGCTACCCCGGCTACTTTCCCGGGGTGGCTTCCCTGGGTAATG TGACGCCCACCGATCTCTCGATGAAACCGACCTCCCTGGGCTCCGGTGTCAGCGGCAACCTTCTCAGCAGCAACAACGGAAATATCTCCGTGGGCGGCGCCATCAACTCCCAGCTGAGTGCCGCCAACCTGGCCACCCTaagcaacgccaacaccaatAGCGCTCTGGTGACCGCAAcccagcagctgcagcagctccaacagcaacaacagcagcagcagcaacagcaacaacaacagcagcagcagcaacaacagcagcagcagcaacagctccTGGCCAGCTCCGGGGGCGGTCTCGATGGGCAATCCTCCCGAGCGCCGCCTATTCTTCCGCACAAGCTGAGTCCCAACGAGGTGTCCGCGGCCCGCCAGGTGATATCCGCATACCGTGAGAGCGCGGCCTTTCTCCTGCGCACCGCCGACCAGGTGGAGCAGCTGCTGGTCCAACAGCAGTAG
- the LOC108164002 gene encoding homeotic protein female sterile isoform X4 → MASKRKASVLLHKETIPATPATNTDTTSTVVGVGGGVGAGLAGGGAGGGGGLLGTGGILGEVVSGLGGGGGSESEAYAGLMKDADKLKLMLLAWNYQNSTAVRNGTEGPDLSVVGGLWAQYQNALAQNAAAAAAASAKMDSSLSPVPRQDTHSPMETQDETNSSGQKEEDEVSEDDSDDKLDEKLATTHDPERLKAFNMFVRLFVDENLDRIIPISKQPKEKIQAIIDSCARQFPEFSDRSRKRIRTYLKSCRRNKKTRDGWENTTRPTPAHLTSVQAEQILAIACENESMNAKRMRIGLEPITHAVPAPGSAVAAAAAAAAAAAVVAATSSGAGGTSTTSAGNATVTCGGAGVADATGLTNVAAAALPFVSAVGFARSTPNSEHAEALPFGGASNVGGSAGGGSTSGAESQHHHIHGQPLMQSNCSARSSPLALSSNASVSGGASVTGLTLANGAVASNGAGLPPTSYPGYFPGVASLGNVTPTDLSMKPTSLGSGVSGNLLSSNNGNISVGGAINSQLSAANLATLSNANTNSALVTATQQLQQLQQQQQQQQQQQQQQQQQQQQQQQQQLLASSGGGLDGQSSRAPPILPHKLSPNEVSAARQVISAYRESAAFLLRTADQVEQLLVQQQ, encoded by the exons ATGGCATCTAAAAGAAAAGCCTCGGTGTTGCTGCACAAG GAAACCATACCAGCAACACCGGCCACGAACACCGACACAACCAGCACGGTGGTCGGTGTGGGCGGCGGCGTCGGCGCAGGTCTcgctggaggaggagcaggtgGCGGTGGAGGCCTCCTTGGCACCGGCGGGATCCTGGGCGAAGTCGTCAGCGGCCTGGGCGGAGGAGGCGGCAGCGAGTCGGAGGCCTATGCGGGCCTAATGAAGGACGCAGACAAGCTGAAGCTGATGCTCCTGGCCTGGAACTACCAGAACTCGACGGCGGTGCGCAACGGGACCGAAGGGCCAGACCTCAGTGTTGTGGGTGGGCTGTGGGCCCAGTACCAGAACGCGCTCGCCCAGAatgcggctgcagctgcggcgGCCAGTGCCAAGATGGACAGCTCGCTGTCCCCAGTGCCCCGACAGGACACACACTCGCCCATGGAGACGCAGGATGAGACAAACTCCTCCGGGCAGAAGGAGGAGGATGAGGTTTCCGAAGACGACTCCGATGACAAGCTGGACGAGAAGCTGGCCACCACACACGATCCCGAGCGCCTCAAGGCCTTCAAT ATGTTTGTGCGGCTCTTTGTGGATGAGAACCTGGACCGCATCATCCCCATCTCGAAGCAGCCAAAGGAGAAGATCCAAGCCATCATCGATTCGTGTGCTCGACAGTTCCCCGAGTTCAGCGACCGCTCCCGCAAACGCATCCGCACCTATCTCAAGTCGTGCAGACGCAATAAGAAGACCCGTGACGGATGGGAGAATACG accAGACCAACCCCTGCACATCTCACGTCCGTGCAGGCGGAACAAATCCTGGCCATTGCCTGCGAGAACGAATCGATGAATGCCAAGAGGATGCGCATCGGCCTGGAGCCCATCACCCACGCGGTGCCGGCTCCGGGTAGCGCCGTTGCggcagcggctgcggcagctgcggctgctgccgttgTGGCTGCTACCAGCTCTGGTGCCGGCGGAACGAGCACCACGTCCGCGGGCAATGCCACCGTCACCTGCGGAGGAGCAGGAGTCGCGGATGCCACCGGCCTCACAAATGTGGCGGCCGCTGCTCTGCCCTTTGTCAGCGCCGTGGGCTTTGCCCGCTCCACACCGAACTCGGAGCATGCGGAGGCGCTGCCCTTCGGGGGGGCAAGCAATGTGGGTGGGAGTGCGGGAGGCGGCAGTACCAGTGGAGCGGAG AGCCAGCACCATCACATTCATGGACAGCCGCTGATGCAGAGTAACTGTTCAGCGCGCAGCTCTCCATTGGCCCTCAGCTCGAATGCCAGCGTGAGCGGCGGGGCAAGCGTGACCGGCCTGACACTGGCCAATGGGGCTGTGGCCTCGAATGGGGCTGGCCTCCCGCCCACCAGCTACCCCGGCTACTTTCCCGGGGTGGCTTCCCTGGGTAATG TGACGCCCACCGATCTCTCGATGAAACCGACCTCCCTGGGCTCCGGTGTCAGCGGCAACCTTCTCAGCAGCAACAACGGAAATATCTCCGTGGGCGGCGCCATCAACTCCCAGCTGAGTGCCGCCAACCTGGCCACCCTaagcaacgccaacaccaatAGCGCTCTGGTGACCGCAAcccagcagctgcagcagctccaacagcaacaacagcagcagcagcaacagcaacaacaacagcagcagcagcaacaacagcagcagcagcaacagctccTGGCCAGCTCCGGGGGCGGTCTCGATGGGCAATCCTCCCGAGCGCCGCCTATTCTTCCGCACAAGCTGAGTCCCAACGAGGTGTCCGCGGCCCGCCAGGTGATATCCGCATACCGTGAGAGCGCGGCCTTTCTCCTGCGCACCGCCGACCAGGTGGAGCAGCTGCTGGTCCAACAGCAGTAG